The following coding sequences lie in one Phragmites australis chromosome 8, lpPhrAust1.1, whole genome shotgun sequence genomic window:
- the LOC133927168 gene encoding uncharacterized protein LOC133927168 — MARALSSQAASLARPLGAQPRPGGVLGRRHSHTRRRAAEDLEMDASGPLTAADGAAVSRRLEEAIDGAMARMAEPDWAPFRPGTSYFAPPRPAGAARRILALVSRQGGVGFAAPRRGLSADEARAVAAASRGYPCSTYFIDGQFPDDVESSRLDADPTQEE; from the exons ATGGCCCGCGCGCTCTCCTCCCAGGCGGCGAGCCTGGCGCGCCCCCTTGGTGCCCAGCCCCGGCCCGGCGGGGTCCTCGGCCGCCGGCACAGCCACACCCGTCGGCGCGCGGCGGAGGATCTGGAGATGGACGCCTCGGGGCCTTTGACTGCGGCGGACGGCGCCGCGGTGTCCCGGCGGCTGGAGGAGGCCATCGACGGTGCCATGGCGCGGATGGCCGAGCCTGACTGGGCGCCGTTCCGGCCCGGGACCTCCTACTTCGCACCGCCCCGGCCCGCCGGCGCGGCCCGCCGGATTCTCGCGCTGGTGAGCCGCCAAGGCGGGGTGGGGTTCGCAGCGCCGCGGCGAGGGCTCTCCGCCGACGAGGcccgcgccgtcgccgccgcctcccgcgggTACCCATGCTCGACCTACTTCATCGATG GGCAATTTCCGGACGACGTGGAGAGCTCAAGGCTGGATGCCGATCCTACTCAAGAGGAATGA